In Brachyhypopomus gauderio isolate BG-103 chromosome 11, BGAUD_0.2, whole genome shotgun sequence, a single genomic region encodes these proteins:
- the LOC143527389 gene encoding uncharacterized protein LOC143527389 produces MDLLPFITFIMNSSLSSGQVPAAFKTARVVPILKKSTLDSSDVCNYRTNLLQDPNQSGFKPAHSTETALIAVTEKRQTARASKLSSVLILLDLSAAFDTVNHKILLSVLADLGIAGSAWKWFEV; encoded by the exons ATGGATCTGTTACCCTTCATCACATTCATCATGAACAGCTCCTTGTCATCAGGCCAGGTCCCAGCTGCATTCAAGACTGCCAGAGTGGTCCCAATTCTGAAGAAGTCCACCCTGGACAGCTCAGATGTCTGCAACTACCGAACG aACCTGCTCCAGGACCCCAACCAGTCGGGCTTCAAAccagcacactcaacagaaacggCCCTCATAGCGGTGACTGAGAAACGCCAGACTGCAAGAGCATCCAAATTGTCATCGGTTCTGATCCTTCTGGACCTCTCTGCAGCTTTTGACACGGTGAACCACAAGATCCTCCTATCTGTCCTCGCTGACCTGGGAATCGCGGGCTCTGCATGGAAGTGGTTTGAGGTTTGA